From one candidate division KSB1 bacterium genomic stretch:
- the gltA gene encoding NADPH-dependent glutamate synthase translates to MAKKVIPEKTPIPEQAPELRITNFNEVALGYSDDQAVFEASRCLQCKKPVCIAGCPVGIDIPRFVDMVAHGDFKRAVEIIREKNALPAVCGRVCPQESQCELVCVMGKKYQPLAIGRLERFVADFAREQSNGAPLFIPAKKTGKSVAVVGGGPAGLTVAGELVRLGHRVTVFEALHKIGGVLVYGIPEFRLPKAILQAEVDQLAALGVEFRTNYVVGRTEMVDELLSRYNAVFIGTGAGLPYFMNVPGENLNGVYSANEFLTRLNLMRAYLFPRWDTPVKVGKRVAVIGGGNTAMDAVRTAKRMGAEHAYLVYRRSRNELPARAEEVHHAEEEGIEFRFLEAPVAVKGDAKGWVTGIEIIKMQLGEPDESGRRRPLPIENSNYVLEVDTVVVAIGQGPNPLIAQTTPGLKTGKHGVIVVDPETGATSKPGVFAGGDVATGGATVILAMGAGKKAAQAIHGFLS, encoded by the coding sequence ATGGCAAAGAAAGTGATTCCGGAAAAAACGCCGATACCCGAGCAGGCGCCCGAGCTGCGCATCACCAACTTCAACGAAGTCGCGCTTGGTTATAGTGATGATCAAGCGGTATTCGAAGCGAGTCGCTGTTTGCAATGCAAGAAACCGGTTTGCATCGCCGGCTGTCCGGTGGGTATTGATATTCCACGCTTCGTCGATATGGTCGCGCACGGCGATTTCAAACGCGCCGTTGAAATCATTCGTGAGAAAAATGCTTTGCCCGCGGTGTGCGGCCGCGTTTGTCCGCAAGAAAGCCAATGCGAGCTGGTTTGCGTCATGGGCAAAAAATATCAGCCGCTCGCCATTGGCCGGCTGGAGCGTTTCGTGGCGGATTTTGCGCGCGAGCAGAGCAACGGCGCCCCACTTTTTATTCCGGCAAAAAAGACGGGAAAATCCGTCGCCGTGGTCGGCGGCGGTCCGGCGGGATTGACGGTTGCCGGTGAGTTGGTACGGCTCGGACACCGCGTCACCGTGTTCGAAGCGTTGCACAAAATCGGCGGCGTGCTGGTTTACGGCATTCCGGAATTTCGTTTGCCCAAAGCGATTTTGCAAGCCGAAGTCGATCAACTTGCGGCGTTGGGCGTTGAATTTCGCACCAACTACGTCGTCGGCCGCACCGAAATGGTGGATGAATTGTTGAGCCGTTACAACGCCGTGTTCATCGGCACCGGCGCGGGATTGCCGTATTTTATGAACGTGCCCGGCGAAAATCTCAACGGCGTTTATTCCGCCAACGAATTTCTCACGCGCCTCAATCTCATGCGCGCGTATCTCTTTCCGCGCTGGGATACGCCGGTCAAAGTCGGCAAGCGTGTCGCGGTGATCGGCGGCGGCAACACCGCGATGGATGCCGTGCGCACTGCCAAACGCATGGGCGCGGAGCACGCGTATCTGGTTTATCGCCGCTCGCGCAACGAGCTGCCGGCACGCGCTGAAGAAGTGCATCACGCCGAAGAGGAAGGCATCGAGTTTCGTTTTCTCGAAGCGCCGGTGGCGGTGAAGGGCGATGCCAAAGGGTGGGTGACTGGAATCGAGATAATCAAAATGCAACTCGGCGAGCCGGATGAGTCGGGCCGCCGCCGCCCGCTGCCCATCGAAAATTCAAATTATGTTCTCGAGGTTGACACCGTTGTCGTGGCCATCGGACAAGGCCCGAATCCGCTGATTGCGCAAACGACCCCGGGCTTGAAAACCGGCAAGCACGGCGTGATCGTGGTTGATCCCGAAACCGGCGCGACCAGCAAACCCGGGGTTTTTGCCGGCGGCGATGTGGCCACCGGCGGCGCCACTGTTATTCTCGCCATGGGCGCGGGCAAGAAAGCGGCCCAAGCCATTCATGGATTTTTGAGTTGA
- a CDS encoding cytochrome c-type biogenesis protein CcmH: MWRRTKLVSLAVLCCGLMVSPIGAQPSYIEDFPSSANDTLKAVSLDEVNKIASQLMAPCCWSGTVDSHQSPAAEEIKVQIRAALQQGYAERQILDNFVAAYGERILAKPKAVGFNLMAWILPAIAIVLGGIGAWKFLRHSSQPQAEIRPAKPAPSDDPYAQRLERELEAFDK, from the coding sequence ATGTGGAGAAGAACAAAACTTGTATCTCTTGCCGTATTGTGTTGCGGCTTGATGGTTTCACCGATTGGGGCGCAACCATCGTATATTGAAGATTTCCCATCAAGCGCGAACGACACGTTAAAAGCGGTGAGTCTTGACGAGGTGAATAAAATCGCCAGCCAGCTCATGGCGCCGTGTTGCTGGTCCGGAACAGTGGATTCGCATCAATCACCGGCGGCGGAGGAAATCAAAGTGCAAATCCGTGCGGCTTTACAACAAGGTTATGCGGAGCGACAGATTCTGGACAACTTCGTGGCGGCGTATGGCGAGCGCATTCTCGCCAAACCCAAAGCCGTGGGGTTCAACTTGATGGCGTGGATTCTGCCGGCCATCGCGATCGTGCTCGGCGGCATCGGCGCGTGGAAATTTCTCCGCCACTCTTCGCAACCGCAAGCCGAGATCAGGCCTGCCAAGCCGGCGCCCAGCGATGATCCTTATGCGCAACGCCTGGAGCGCGAGTTGGAGGCGTTTGATAAGTAG
- a CDS encoding heme-binding domain-containing protein: MFKKILKWGALTILGLFIIIQLIPYGRAHSNPPVRMEPQWDSPQTRELAKRACFDCHSNETVWPWYSNVAPVSWLVQRDVEKARQQLNFSEWDRPENEAGEAAEQIKKGEMPLWFYVPLHPSARLSAGEKQALIRGLQATIGDHEEENGEIEESDEHE; encoded by the coding sequence ATGTTCAAAAAAATTCTCAAATGGGGCGCTTTGACGATTCTGGGATTGTTCATTATCATTCAACTCATTCCTTACGGTCGCGCCCACTCCAATCCGCCGGTGCGCATGGAACCGCAGTGGGATAGTCCCCAAACGCGTGAATTGGCGAAGCGCGCTTGCTTTGATTGCCATAGTAACGAAACGGTGTGGCCGTGGTACAGCAACGTCGCGCCGGTGTCGTGGCTGGTGCAGCGTGATGTCGAAAAAGCGCGGCAGCAGCTTAACTTTTCCGAGTGGGATCGTCCGGAAAACGAGGCCGGAGAAGCCGCCGAACAAATAAAAAAGGGCGAAATGCCGTTGTGGTTCTATGTCCCGCTGCATCCCTCGGCCAGGCTTTCCGCCGGCGAAAAGCAAGCTCTCATTCGCGGCTTGCAGGCAACCATCGGCGACCACGAGGAGGAAAACGGTGAAATCGAGGAATCGGATGAGCATGAGTAG
- a CDS encoding ZIP family metal transporter translates to MDKAELLYWTTLTGILSALATGLGAIPVAYIRNRSQVVKAFASAVAAGMMISASVFSLAQEGIALKVKRPSAPYEVILGLLLGAAFFWLVEKFFENRDLHFGDIGKGATKRGFLIFVAMFIHSIPEGVAIGVGFGTGDFNFGLIMALAISVHNIPEGIAISLPLRAEGVSIWMCALLSILSSIPQPLFAPPAAMAVWLFEPLLALGLGFAGGAMIYLTVAELIPEALENGGKGLTAWGVMAGLAGMLLVTSLLNLLNGT, encoded by the coding sequence ATGGACAAAGCCGAGCTGCTTTACTGGACAACGTTGACCGGAATTTTGAGCGCGCTTGCCACCGGCCTCGGCGCGATTCCGGTGGCTTATATTCGCAACCGTTCCCAAGTCGTCAAAGCCTTTGCCAGCGCGGTGGCCGCGGGGATGATGATCTCGGCGTCGGTTTTTTCGCTGGCGCAGGAAGGCATTGCCTTGAAAGTCAAACGGCCCTCCGCGCCGTATGAAGTCATCTTGGGATTATTGCTGGGAGCGGCATTTTTCTGGTTGGTTGAAAAATTTTTTGAAAATCGCGATCTGCATTTTGGCGACATTGGCAAAGGCGCGACGAAAAGAGGCTTCCTTATTTTCGTTGCCATGTTCATCCACTCGATTCCGGAGGGCGTTGCCATTGGCGTCGGCTTCGGCACCGGCGATTTCAATTTTGGCTTGATCATGGCGCTGGCGATTTCGGTGCACAACATTCCGGAAGGCATCGCCATCTCGCTGCCGCTGCGCGCTGAAGGCGTTTCCATTTGGATGTGCGCCTTGCTCTCCATTCTTTCGAGCATTCCGCAGCCGCTATTCGCACCGCCGGCGGCGATGGCGGTGTGGCTCTTTGAGCCGTTACTGGCGTTGGGCTTGGGTTTTGCCGGCGGTGCGATGATTTATCTGACGGTCGCCGAGCTGATTCCCGAAGCGTTGGAAAATGGCGGCAAGGGCCTCACTGCATGGGGTGTGATGGCAGGCCTGGCGGGAATGTTATTAGTGACCAGTTTGTTGAACCTTCTCAATGGAACATAA
- a CDS encoding YCF48-related protein produces the protein MNKEKTMVKCNFQSKGILVITILLMATGHLFSQSWISQISGTTNVLEAVWFKDAQNGWAVGNSGTSLFTTNHGQTWNAVRLTTEDLKDVAFFDQSTGLIVGDNGRIFRTTNGGANWTQVSSGTSSNIIAVAFGAGGMAYAAGREGVILRSTDFGANWRVVETGTVRYRGIVANGTQNAWVVGEGGKLKITTDGGLNWIEKASGTSSDLHDVFFLSTTEGWIAGQNDVLRYSNDGGNSWTSRNSGINVGLEAVYFLNSNDGWAVGSGGRIFKTVNGGLNWTTEPSGTTNEINDVFFLNAANGWAVGDNGTILYRNIATGIGDNAGLNDLLADFSLEPNYPNPFWSQAASRLAENTETKIRFTLPRAVQLKLEIYNLQGQRVRVLVNGQLPGGRHTAAWDGRDDSGRALNSGVYWCRIEAEAFTKTQRVILLK, from the coding sequence TTGAATAAGGAGAAAACCATGGTGAAATGCAACTTCCAATCAAAGGGCATTCTTGTCATCACGATTTTACTTATGGCGACTGGCCATCTTTTTTCTCAATCTTGGATATCCCAAATCAGCGGAACTACAAATGTTTTAGAAGCCGTATGGTTTAAGGATGCTCAAAACGGCTGGGCGGTCGGAAATTCCGGGACTTCTCTCTTCACAACCAACCATGGACAGACCTGGAACGCCGTCAGGTTGACCACGGAGGACTTAAAAGACGTCGCTTTTTTTGATCAATCAACCGGACTTATCGTTGGCGATAACGGTCGAATTTTTCGAACGACCAATGGTGGCGCCAACTGGACACAAGTTTCCAGTGGTACCAGCAGCAACATTATCGCCGTGGCGTTTGGTGCGGGCGGCATGGCTTACGCGGCTGGACGTGAAGGCGTCATTTTGCGGTCAACTGACTTCGGTGCTAATTGGAGGGTTGTGGAAACCGGTACTGTCCGTTATCGAGGCATCGTTGCCAACGGCACGCAGAACGCCTGGGTAGTCGGTGAAGGAGGTAAACTGAAAATCACAACTGATGGCGGTTTAAACTGGATTGAAAAAGCCAGCGGGACTTCGAGCGATTTGCACGACGTATTTTTCTTGAGCACCACGGAAGGTTGGATCGCTGGCCAAAATGATGTGTTACGTTACTCCAATGATGGCGGTAATTCCTGGACATCCCGAAACAGTGGCATCAATGTCGGTTTGGAAGCAGTTTATTTCCTCAATTCAAACGACGGCTGGGCGGTGGGAAGTGGCGGTCGCATTTTCAAAACCGTGAATGGGGGCCTGAATTGGACAACCGAGCCCAGCGGCACAACGAATGAAATAAACGATGTTTTCTTTTTGAATGCTGCCAATGGCTGGGCAGTTGGAGATAATGGCACAATACTTTACCGCAACATTGCAACCGGGATTGGCGACAATGCCGGCTTGAATGATCTACTTGCTGATTTCAGTCTTGAACCGAATTACCCTAATCCGTTCTGGAGCCAAGCGGCCTCCCGGCTTGCAGAAAATACCGAAACAAAAATTCGGTTCACCCTGCCTCGGGCGGTTCAGCTTAAACTGGAAATTTACAACTTGCAGGGGCAAAGAGTTCGCGTCTTGGTAAATGGCCAATTGCCAGGTGGCCGTCATACAGCCGCTTGGGACGGCAGAGATGATTCCGGACGCGCACTCAATTCCGGCGTTTATTGGTGCCGCATTGAGGCAGAGGCATTTACAAAAACCCAACGCGTGATATTGCTGAAATAA
- a CDS encoding rhodanese-like domain-containing protein, translating to MFAIVSLDAIGAPQDTVKRVTAKQARALLEKDTTIVVLDVRTPEEFTSQTGHLPRAINIPVQELEQRWRELEKYRSREILVYCRSGNRSTRASGILQNKKFKLIHLDGGILQWNAESPPAKEKK from the coding sequence TTGTTTGCGATCGTTTCCCTTGACGCGATTGGCGCGCCGCAAGATACCGTCAAGCGCGTTACGGCAAAGCAAGCCAGAGCCTTGCTGGAAAAAGACACGACCATCGTGGTTCTTGATGTCCGCACACCGGAAGAGTTCACGAGCCAGACCGGACATTTGCCGCGCGCGATCAACATACCGGTGCAAGAGCTGGAACAGCGCTGGCGCGAGCTGGAGAAATACCGCTCACGCGAAATTTTGGTTTATTGCCGCTCCGGCAATCGCAGCACGCGCGCCAGCGGCATTTTGCAGAACAAAAAATTCAAGCTTATCCACCTGGATGGCGGCATCTTGCAGTGGAATGCTGAATCGCCGCCGGCAAAAGAGAAAAAATGA
- a CDS encoding DUF6132 family protein, whose product MSTRRRRDSIIKYKIWAWTKRLLPVVIGATAGYAYYYFIGCVSGTCPITSNPWISTAYGALLGFFILPSRKKRE is encoded by the coding sequence ATGTCAACGAGACGGCGTAGGGATAGCATCATAAAATACAAGATTTGGGCTTGGACAAAAAGGTTGTTGCCGGTTGTCATCGGCGCAACGGCAGGCTATGCCTATTATTATTTCATCGGCTGTGTTTCGGGCACATGCCCGATTACCAGCAATCCGTGGATCAGCACCGCCTACGGCGCGTTGTTGGGATTTTTCATATTGCCTTCGCGCAAAAAACGGGAATAG
- a CDS encoding DUF302 domain-containing protein: MSYYFAKPTTYSFDEAIARVTDELKKEGFGLLTEIDVKETLKKKLNADFRRYKILGACNPPFAHQALQAEEYIGAMLPCNVIVQEKGSGVEVAAVDPVASMAGVKNDKLAGIAEQVRGKLVNVIKNV, translated from the coding sequence ATGAGTTATTATTTTGCCAAACCGACGACATATTCTTTTGATGAGGCCATCGCGCGCGTCACCGACGAGCTGAAAAAAGAGGGTTTCGGCTTGCTCACCGAGATCGACGTGAAAGAGACATTGAAGAAAAAACTGAACGCCGACTTTCGCCGCTACAAAATTCTGGGCGCGTGCAACCCGCCGTTTGCTCATCAGGCGCTGCAAGCGGAAGAGTACATCGGCGCCATGCTGCCGTGCAACGTCATCGTGCAGGAGAAAGGCAGTGGGGTTGAAGTCGCCGCGGTCGATCCGGTGGCCTCGATGGCCGGGGTCAAAAACGACAAGCTTGCCGGCATTGCCGAGCAAGTGCGTGGCAAGCTGGTAAATGTCATCAAAAATGTTTGA
- a CDS encoding ferritin-like domain-containing protein produces MNKQTLIDHLNEDLAGELGAIIQYLTYAAKASGPFRPQLAQFFSAEIADEQLHAQFLANKIVALGGEPTTKPRPVPAARNNREMLEAVLAAERQATKDYTQRAKEAEEFGDKGLMVQLEDMVRDESGHSEETERILRDWPL; encoded by the coding sequence ATGAACAAGCAAACATTGATCGACCATTTGAATGAAGATCTCGCCGGCGAGCTCGGCGCGATCATTCAATACTTGACCTACGCCGCCAAAGCCAGCGGGCCATTTCGGCCGCAGCTTGCGCAATTTTTCTCGGCAGAAATTGCGGACGAGCAACTGCACGCGCAATTTCTCGCCAACAAAATCGTCGCCCTCGGCGGCGAACCAACCACCAAGCCGCGTCCGGTGCCGGCGGCGCGCAACAACCGTGAAATGTTGGAAGCCGTTTTGGCCGCGGAACGGCAAGCCACCAAAGATTACACCCAGCGCGCCAAAGAGGCCGAAGAGTTTGGTGACAAGGGCTTGATGGTACAGCTCGAAGACATGGTACGCGACGAGAGCGGACATTCCGAAGAAACTGAACGAATTTTGCGCGATTGGCCGCTCTAA
- a CDS encoding cytochrome ubiquinol oxidase subunit I encodes MEDALIVHRLQFAFTVMFHYLFPQLTMGLGLLIVILKGLALRKKDERYNDSARFWAKIFAVNFAVGVVTGIPMEFQFGTNWAKFSAFAGGVIGQTLAMEGVFAFFLESSFLGLFLFGEKKLGPKGHFFAAFMVFLGSWISGFFIIATNAWMQNPVAYQVAADSTVALASFWGLLTNPWVGWQYLHNMLGSVITAAFVMSAVGAYYLLANRDVEHGKIFVQIGVIAGLAASILVAFPTGDGQGKNVAKYQPVTLAAMEGLFETKEGAELILIGQPDMDKLKIDNPIHIPRMLSFLTYNRWRAEVKGLDAFPRENWPTNIPLLYYSYHIMVGLGTIFIAIMAVAAFLLWKRKLYSTRWVLWILMLSFPFPYIANITGWMTAELGRQPWLVYGLMRTADGVSPTVSAGNGLFTLLGFMGMYTLLGLLFLFLVMREVFHGPAFSVTSDQYSVSN; translated from the coding sequence GTGGAAGATGCGTTGATCGTTCATCGCCTGCAATTTGCTTTCACTGTCATGTTTCATTACTTGTTTCCCCAGCTCACGATGGGATTGGGCCTGCTTATCGTGATCCTGAAGGGACTCGCGCTCCGGAAAAAAGATGAGCGCTACAACGACAGTGCAAGATTTTGGGCAAAAATTTTCGCCGTCAACTTCGCGGTCGGCGTCGTCACCGGCATTCCGATGGAGTTTCAATTTGGCACCAATTGGGCCAAGTTTTCTGCCTTTGCCGGCGGCGTCATCGGACAAACGCTGGCGATGGAAGGCGTGTTCGCGTTTTTTCTGGAATCCAGCTTTCTCGGCCTTTTTCTTTTTGGCGAAAAAAAACTCGGGCCAAAGGGCCACTTCTTCGCCGCATTCATGGTTTTTCTCGGCTCGTGGATTTCCGGATTTTTCATCATTGCCACGAATGCCTGGATGCAGAATCCGGTCGCGTATCAAGTCGCCGCGGACAGCACGGTCGCGTTGGCGAGTTTCTGGGGACTGCTCACCAATCCATGGGTCGGCTGGCAATATCTGCACAACATGCTCGGCTCCGTTATCACTGCCGCATTCGTGATGTCGGCAGTGGGCGCTTATTATCTCCTCGCCAATCGCGACGTCGAACACGGCAAAATATTTGTTCAAATCGGCGTCATTGCTGGATTGGCCGCCTCCATTCTTGTTGCCTTTCCAACGGGTGATGGCCAAGGCAAGAACGTCGCCAAATATCAACCCGTGACGCTCGCTGCGATGGAAGGCTTGTTCGAAACGAAAGAAGGCGCCGAATTGATTCTGATCGGCCAACCGGACATGGACAAGCTGAAAATCGACAATCCGATTCATATCCCGCGCATGCTGAGCTTCCTCACTTACAATCGCTGGCGCGCCGAAGTAAAAGGGCTTGACGCCTTTCCGCGCGAGAACTGGCCGACCAACATTCCGTTGCTTTATTACAGCTATCACATCATGGTCGGCTTGGGCACCATCTTCATCGCGATCATGGCTGTCGCCGCTTTTCTACTGTGGAAGCGCAAACTCTATTCGACGCGCTGGGTGCTGTGGATTTTGATGCTGAGTTTTCCGTTTCCCTACATTGCTAACATCACCGGCTGGATGACCGCGGAGCTGGGACGCCAACCGTGGCTCGTCTACGGCTTGATGCGCACCGCGGACGGCGTTTCACCGACCGTATCCGCCGGCAACGGCTTGTTCACGCTCTTGGGATTCATGGGCATGTACACGTTGCTCGGGCTGCTGTTTCTTTTTTTGGTCATGCGGGAAGTTTTTCACGGACCGGCTTTTTCAGTAACCAGTGATCAGTATTCAGTGTCAAACTGA
- the cydB gene encoding cytochrome d ubiquinol oxidase subunit II — translation METFWFIALGFMLAMYVILDGFDLGAGIIHLFAAKSDDERRTVLNAIGPVWDGNEVWLLAAGGTLYFAFPKLYASSFSGFYLPLMIVLWLLMLRAIGIEFRHRIHHPMWKSFWDVTFAVASILLTIFFGAALGNVVRGVPLNAEGYFFEPLWTTFTVVPEAGILDWFTVLMGLVAFTTLTAHGANFIAMKTEGELQQRLRVIAAKAWWGVLATSILALLATSVIRPEIWDNYTGSPWGFIFPLIGLSSWIGGVYYRAKQNDTRAFLSSTAFIAGMAASTAFGLFPNVLPASTGSQYNLTIYNTAAPAYGLGVGLVWWSIGMAIALAYFGYLFYSFRGKLKLPAEGEGY, via the coding sequence ATGGAAACCTTCTGGTTCATTGCGCTCGGCTTCATGCTTGCGATGTACGTCATTTTAGACGGATTCGATCTGGGCGCCGGCATTATTCATCTCTTCGCCGCCAAATCGGATGATGAACGGCGGACGGTGCTGAATGCGATTGGGCCGGTTTGGGACGGCAACGAAGTTTGGCTGCTCGCCGCCGGCGGCACGCTGTATTTTGCCTTTCCGAAGCTGTATGCCTCCAGTTTCAGCGGTTTTTACTTGCCGCTCATGATCGTGCTGTGGCTGCTGATGCTGCGCGCCATCGGCATCGAGTTCCGCCATCGCATTCATCACCCAATGTGGAAATCATTTTGGGACGTGACCTTCGCCGTCGCCAGCATTCTGTTGACGATCTTCTTCGGCGCGGCCCTTGGCAATGTCGTGCGCGGCGTTCCGCTCAACGCCGAGGGATATTTTTTTGAGCCGCTGTGGACGACCTTTACCGTCGTTCCGGAAGCCGGCATTCTCGATTGGTTTACGGTGCTCATGGGCCTCGTCGCATTCACCACGCTAACGGCGCACGGGGCCAATTTCATCGCCATGAAAACCGAAGGCGAGCTGCAACAACGTTTGCGCGTGATTGCCGCCAAAGCCTGGTGGGGCGTGCTCGCCACTTCAATTCTCGCGTTGCTTGCAACCTCGGTGATTCGGCCGGAAATTTGGGACAATTACACCGGCTCGCCGTGGGGTTTTATCTTTCCGTTGATTGGATTATCGTCGTGGATCGGCGGCGTTTATTATCGCGCCAAGCAAAACGACACGCGCGCTTTTCTCTCTTCAACCGCTTTCATTGCCGGCATGGCCGCCAGCACCGCGTTTGGATTGTTTCCCAACGTGCTGCCCGCTTCGACGGGTTCGCAATACAATCTCACGATTTATAATACTGCGGCGCCGGCGTATGGGCTCGGGGTGGGATTGGTGTGGTGGAGCATCGGCATGGCGATAGCGCTGGCCTATTTCGGTTATCTTTTTTATTCATTCCGCGGCAAACTCAAACTGCCGGCGGAGGGTGAGGGATACTAA
- a CDS encoding OsmC family protein: MPENPAFALTLERIQNYEFKTQFDWEHLPPLLVDEAEPLGQRKGPNPSRLLAAAVGDCLSASLLFCLQKAKLDVKHVKTKVKGELVRNDKGRLRIGKIGVSIMVELADGQYDRINRCLDLFEDYCVVTASVRKGIPVSVVVTDPRGIELYHDDGETR; encoded by the coding sequence ATGCCAGAAAATCCTGCTTTTGCGCTCACGCTCGAGCGCATTCAAAACTACGAATTCAAAACCCAGTTTGATTGGGAACATTTGCCGCCGCTGCTCGTTGACGAAGCGGAACCGCTTGGCCAAAGAAAAGGCCCGAACCCCTCACGCTTATTGGCGGCAGCCGTCGGTGATTGCCTCAGCGCCAGCTTGTTGTTCTGCTTGCAAAAAGCCAAACTCGACGTCAAACACGTCAAAACAAAAGTCAAAGGCGAGCTGGTGCGCAACGACAAAGGCCGGCTCCGCATTGGCAAAATTGGCGTTTCGATCATGGTCGAGCTTGCCGACGGCCAATATGATCGCATCAATCGCTGCTTGGATTTGTTTGAAGATTATTGCGTGGTGACGGCCAGTGTGAGGAAGGGCATTCCCGTGAGCGTCGTGGTGACAGACCCCAGAGGGATTGAGTTGTATCATGATGATGGCGAGACTCGGTAG
- the trxA gene encoding thioredoxin, whose amino-acid sequence MNKPIEITDANFKKEVIESNIPVLVDVWAEWCAPCRMIAPAVEAVAKQYAGKVKVGKMDADSNMTPSQFGIRGIPTLLLFRGGKVVDQIVGAVPQQVIASRIDKALLN is encoded by the coding sequence ATGAACAAGCCAATTGAAATCACCGATGCCAACTTCAAAAAGGAGGTTATCGAGTCGAATATCCCGGTGCTCGTCGATGTATGGGCGGAATGGTGCGCGCCGTGCCGCATGATCGCGCCGGCGGTGGAGGCCGTGGCGAAGCAGTATGCCGGCAAGGTCAAAGTCGGCAAAATGGACGCCGATAGCAACATGACGCCCTCACAGTTCGGCATTCGCGGCATCCCCACGCTGCTGCTGTTTCGCGGCGGCAAAGTGGTGGATCAAATTGTCGGCGCCGTGCCGCAACAAGTGATTGCAAGCCGCATCGATAAGGCGCTGTTAAACTAA
- a CDS encoding DUF2892 domain-containing protein, translating into MTANVGSLDRVVRWLVGAVLIMLGVFGVLEGTAAIIGYVVAAIALLTGTMSYCPLWAVCKINTAKKAAQKTT; encoded by the coding sequence ATGACGGCAAATGTTGGAAGTTTGGATCGCGTCGTGCGCTGGCTCGTTGGCGCTGTGCTGATTATGCTGGGCGTTTTTGGCGTGTTGGAAGGTACCGCGGCAATCATCGGATACGTTGTCGCGGCCATCGCCCTGCTCACCGGCACGATGAGTTATTGCCCCCTGTGGGCGGTCTGCAAAATCAACACGGCGAAAAAAGCCGCGCAAAAGACGACGTGA